Proteins encoded together in one Helicobacter pylori window:
- a CDS encoding holo-ACP synthase yields MIGIDIVSIARIEKCVKRFEMKFLERFLSPSEIVLCKDKSSSIAGFFALKEACSKALQVGIGKELSFLDIKISKNPKNAPLITLSKEKMDYFNIQSLSASISHDAGFAIAVVMVSSSN; encoded by the coding sequence ATGATTGGCATAGATATTGTTTCTATTGCTAGGATAGAAAAGTGCGTAAAACGCTTTGAAATGAAGTTTTTAGAGCGTTTTTTATCGCCAAGTGAGATTGTTTTATGCAAGGATAAATCCAGCAGTATCGCCGGGTTTTTCGCACTTAAAGAGGCTTGCTCTAAAGCCCTTCAAGTAGGCATTGGTAAGGAATTGAGCTTTTTGGATATAAAAATTTCTAAAAACCCTAAAAACGCTCCCTTAATCACTCTTTCTAAAGAAAAAATGGATTATTTTAATATCCAAAGCTTGAGTGCAAGCATCAGCCATGATGCTGGTTTTGCGATAGCGGTCGTGATGGTTTCTTCGTCAAATTGA
- the fliL gene encoding flagellar basal body-associated protein FliL: MAEEQENTAQQPPKKSKALLFVIIGSVLVMLLLVGVIIMLLMGNKEESKENASKNTQEVQANPMANKNQEAKEGSNIQQYLVLGPLYAIDAPFAVNLVSQNGRRYLKASISLELSNEKLLNEVKVKDTAIKDTIIEILSSKSVEEVVTNKGKNKLKDEIKSHLNSFLIDGFIKNVFFTDFIIQ, from the coding sequence ATGGCAGAAGAACAAGAAAATACCGCGCAACAACCTCCCAAAAAAAGCAAAGCCCTTTTATTTGTCATTATTGGAAGCGTGTTAGTGATGCTTTTATTGGTAGGGGTGATTATCATGCTGCTTATGGGGAATAAGGAAGAATCTAAAGAAAACGCTTCTAAAAACACCCAAGAAGTTCAAGCTAATCCTATGGCGAACAAAAATCAAGAGGCCAAAGAAGGCTCTAATATCCAGCAATACTTGGTGCTTGGGCCTTTGTATGCGATTGATGCGCCTTTTGCGGTGAATTTGGTCTCTCAAAATGGCAGACGCTACCTTAAGGCTTCTATCTCGTTAGAATTGAGTAATGAAAAGCTTTTAAATGAAGTCAAGGTTAAGGACACAGCGATTAAAGACACGATTATAGAAATTCTATCGTCTAAAAGCGTGGAAGAAGTGGTTACTAACAAGGGCAAAAACAAGCTTAAAGATGAAATTAAGAGCCATTTGAATTCGTTTTTGATTGATGGCTTTATTAAAAATGTCTTTTTCACTGATTTTATCATCCAATAA